The Catenulispora sp. MAP5-51 genomic interval GCGGGACTCCGAGAAGGTGCTGGCCTATCTGCGCCAGACCGTGGTGAACCTCTCGCGCTCGGCGCTGCGCCGGCGGCTGATTGGCATGCGCCTGGCGCCCAAGCCGATGCCGGACATGGCCAGCGCCGAGGAGGGCGCCTACGAACTGCTGGAGAAGGACGCCCTGATCCAGGCCCTGCGGGGCATCCAGCGGCGCCAGCGCGAGGTGCTGGTGCTCCGCTACTTCTCGGACCTGACCGAGGCGCAGGTGGCGGATCTGCTCGGGATCTCGATCGGGTCGGTCAAGGCTTATGGGTCTCGGGGGATCGAGGCCCTTCGGGTACGGATGGAGGCGTTCCGGTGAGCGGGCCCGACCACGGGGATTCCGGGGTGCCGGACGACGACATCGACGGTTCCTACAGTTCCGACGGCTTCGACGACGTCGGCAGCGCTCTGCGCGAGCGTTTCCAGCAGGCGGTCTCGGGCTTGGAACCGGGGCCCGGGACGCTGGACTATCTTCGGCGCGCGGTTCCGGCACGGCGCCGCCGGCGGCACGCGGCGCTGGCCGCGACGGCCGTGTCGGTGTTCGCGGTGAGCGCCGGGGCGACGCTGGCCGCCCGCGGATCCTTCGAGTCCGGATCCTCCCAGGCCGGCGGCACCGCCGTCGGCAATCTGATGTCCACGGGGACGAACGACGCGCCGGGCGGCGGTTCCGGCCACGGTCCCTCGTCCCCTGGCGGCCCGGACCGGACCACCGACGGAGCGGTCGGCACCGAGGCGCCGTCCTCGGCGGGCTCGGCGCCGGGAAGCGCGAAGCCGCCGCAGTCCGCGACCGCGCCATCGGCCCCGGTGTCCGGGAGCCCGTTGGTCGCGCTGTGTCAGAACTCTTCGGTGACCGCGCTGGTCGCCACCGCGAACGGCACGAGCGCGGGGGTCACCTACGAGACCTTCGAGGGGACCGCGAAGGCGGCCTGCACTTTGCAGGGACTGCCGGGTCTGACCGTGACCGGCTCCGGCGGCACACCGGTGAAAATCTCGGTGTCCGCGGCCGATCTGAGCGTCGCGCCGCTGCTGCCGAGTGTCCCGGCCGGCCAGGCGCTGGTGCTGCAGCCCGGCGAGCGGTTCGAGTTCCAGCTCGCCTGGGTCCCCTGGACCTGCCCGACGAATCCCCCGCCGACGGTCCCGCCGACGTCCGTGCCGTCCACGGCCGGAAGCCCGACGCAGACCGCGGCCCTGTCCTCGGCCGGACCGACGCCGAGCGGGCCGAGTTCGCCGCCGTCGAGCCCGACGACGCCGTCCGGGCCGCCGTCGTCGTCCGCGCCGGGCTCGGCGCTGTATTCGGTGGTCTATTCGGTGTCCGGGTCGCAGCCGGCGCAGAGCGTGAGTTTCCGGGCCG includes:
- a CDS encoding SigE family RNA polymerase sigma factor; the encoded protein is MPTGGAVVTSDREAGDVTVDLLTQTYRDHYGSLLKLAALLLDDLASCEDVVQEAFIRVHSARTRVRDSEKVLAYLRQTVVNLSRSALRRRLIGMRLAPKPMPDMASAEEGAYELLEKDALIQALRGIQRRQREVLVLRYFSDLTEAQVADLLGISIGSVKAYGSRGIEALRVRMEAFR